GTTTGAATATAAATCAGAAAAAACTATGGTACTTTATCACTCAACTCACTAGTTAAACCATAAACgaaacacatatatatgtatatgatgACAAGTATGAAAGTTTTTATCAACAGTCAGACGAAAGTTCAGAGGGTGGACATgtttatatcaaattaaaatcaatatactGAATTGTGTCAAGCAGTTGATGGAGCAAACGCCAGCAATTGAGATGAATGCCTGATTGTAAATCCAATGCCTAAAGATATTGGGATGCACTTaactgaaaatgttttattttttatctaaataagtTACGGTCCAAAAAAACTTATGGTGGTAAAAAGGGACTATTATACACGCAGAAGAAAGTTGCATATTCGTTTGTTTGGGTTTTGATGAGAAATCAGATAAGACTcttaaggccgttttccacacgACGAAAAAAATTGCACAAAGCGAATTTTTTCGCCATGACGAAACGCTATTTTGATTtccacttataatttttttcgcGCTACATTTTGTGtatatgaacaataaaaatggtAGCAATAAATTTACGCTGTATGCTtctgaaaacaaaattgttaaatttaaaaattttattgcgtaaaagaaacaaatctcaaaacaaatataagaaGCGATTTTGgataagaaaattatatttagattgtAAACAAAAAGGTGAATATAATCTTCTTGGTAAAGATTTAAAACTGTTTGACCACGAACTGTTTTTTCGTTATTTTTGAATGTCGCTAACGATATTGGAAGAACTTTTGTCTTGGGTGTGTCCGttggttgaaaaaaaatctacGCATATGAGAGATTCTATATCTGCTTCAGAAAGATTTTGTGTTACAATGCGTTTTTTGGTAAACGGTGATGCACAGACAACAATAGCTATTAACTACCGCATGAGTCCTACAGTTGTTGGAAGAATAATAAGTGAAAGATGTAGAGCCATATGGGTAtcactttttaaagataaatacatAGAGCCACCATCTTCTGAAAAACAATGGGAACAAATAGCAAATGACTTTGAGAATAAATGGAACTTTCCCCATTGCTTAGGTGCTATTGATGGAAAACATGTAGTTATGCAAGCTCATGCGTGCTCTGGCACGCAGGAGCTTGCATAACTACATGTAGTTATAAAATGATGATCCAGAGATCatcattttataactacaaaaaGACACATAGTATTGTTCTGTTGGCAGTGTGCAATGCAAAATATCAATTTTCACTATTAGATATAGGAAATAGCGGAAGGCAAAGTGATGGTAGCGTATATACAAATAGTCGACTTGGATATGCTATTGAAAATAATAGGCTTGGCATTCCCCAAGCATATAAAGTAAGAGATACAGAAACAATATTGCCTTATGTTTTTGTAGGAGATAATGCATTTGGTTTAAAGCCCCATATGATGAAACCTTATCCATCTTCAAATCTTTCGTACAAACAACGTACGTTTAACTACAGATTGTCGCGTGCGCGGAGAACAGTTGAATATGCATTTGGTATAGCTGCATCTCGATTTCGGATTTTTAGAAGACCTAttattgtttcaacaaaaaagtTGTGCTTATAACAAAAGCTGTTGCAGCACTTCACaactttttaatgtcaaaaaggAAAGAGAGTCTTAATTATAATTACTGTCCTAATACTTATATTGATCAGGATGGTCAAAATGAAGTAATACCTGGTGAATGAAGAGGAGAATTTGGTGATGTTCAAGGATTACAAGATATTTCAAGTTCTGCTTGTAATAATCATTCTAAAGATGCTcgaaaaattagaaacaaatttaaaaaacattttaatacgGATGGGGCTGTTGATTGGCAATGCACATTAGTAAACAATACCTCTTTTCAAAAGgactaaaacttttaattataaaatttatattttactttgtttataaaacaaataacaacaaaaattattttttattcgcatttttcatcaaatgaaaaattttttgtcataaGCAGCTCTTGTTATAAGCACAGCTTTTGTTATAAGCACAACTTTTTTTGTGCTTATAACAAAAGCTCAAATGAAAAAATGAGCTCAActgagatatttttattttagttattctttttttttttaagtggtaaagtttttaatattggtattaAACTTTGCCAATATAAAGTATCTTCACATTGACTattattcataacttttttaaactcgCTATCAAAGTTTGAAAGTtcttgcattatttttttgtccGCTTCATTGATAGTTTtcctcttttttgtttttacagcAATCGGAGTAGTAACCTGTTCTTCCATATTATTCTCAGTTATAACTTCCTCTAATTCAAAATTGCTTTGAGTCGGTACATGGCTGCtcttatcatttaaaaatatcatttcgTCGTAATATTTTCATTTAGGTAAGGTTGTTGCACCAGCACCTGATTTGGTTAGTTTATTACGTTTGTCgttacattttttcaaagtattttttaagttttttagttttttttgcagaacataaactaaaatacaataataaatataaaaatttatgtatatgtaaacAATGCactaatgtttatttaaaagcaattattacTAATTTAGTTTACTTTCTGCTTCAAAACATGCGGACATTTCTTTCCATGCATTCATTTTGATATTTCGATCTTTCTAGGTAGGATGCGATACATCCCACAAACATGGATACTTCCTaatctgaaaatttattatttaattaaagttagtttttttatataagaatttaatttaattttttaaaggaattttatagaaaataaacgCTAATAACCTCTGATAGGAACAGTTCTGTTGAAAAACTCTTGCTGCAAGAAGCAACATTTGGTTCAACTCTAAATTGAGAAACCTCTTCTTGTGAAATAAAACTTTCGGATTTgaaagaattattaaattcatCTTTACTTGATGAATTTACAAATGTTGACAAATATTCAGGGTGAATTCTAAGCAAGTCAATGAGAACGCCAAGTTGAGCATTTTGTTCagttgccatttttaaaaaacaacgtGCATTCGTTTTTTTTCACTGTTGACATCACgtgatataatattcaaaatttgatTGGTTTTCGCCGATGGCGATTCGCAAAAAATCGAAATGAtttcgacttttttttttcgctgcAGCGAAATGCTTGATTAGcaaaattgtcaaaaatgtttaatgtgcgcatgcttatcgacgaaaaaattcgcttcgcgtGAATATTTCGCtgtgtggaaaacggcctttacCAATGTAATGTTAATCCGCAGAAAGGTGAGAAATATTAGCATTGCTTAGCCGCAATTATTTAGACCAtgttttcttaatatttttaaaatcagttgaTATTGCAAAAGAATTAAATCAGTAATTAAAGAACAACTCTACCCATCATACACAAGGCGTCTTTAGGACCATCTTATTTAGGTCTTTAAATGGTCTTGTCTTTAGATGACGTCTTCAAGACGTTTAATATcaggttttttaaatcctttttttttcgCGTAAATTTAAATCCTTTTCTTTACGTTTTAAAGgtcgtaaaaaaaaacagcaaaatattTTGTGTCTTCGTATGACGTCTTTAGTacgtctttttttttacttagctataatattttaaaaagcccTCTTTAAAATGTCTTCAAGACAtccaaaaaaaactgtattagcgtgtaaatatataaagttaataaattttcttataaagtttataagatTTCTTCGACTAAGGCttgttttcaaaacttatatttatttgtttttaacattattcTTGCAAAAAGCTTTATATAGATAACATGCATGGTAACTAAAAATCGAATGAAGCGTCTTCGCCTGAATAAATTTTGGATTTTATAATGACAcaaaatgaagttattaatataaatactgATTTGAATCTTGAACTTAATGCTTATGAGTCTGAAACACCCTGTAAAGCcgtttgtaaaatttttaaagaatgtgAAGCATACATCACAACGCACGTTTTTTTGCGTATTGCGTATTGAGTATATTACTCATATCATACTTAATACGCAACTCAACGTACGCAATTTCTTTGAGTATAATATTCAATAGGCAACTCATAGTACGCATTTTTCTTGAGTAGAATACTCAATACACAACTCGTGTCAAATcgtttttttcgtttttttttattaaattcaattgCCAAGTTTACTAATAAACTTAGTCCCAAATTGACTGTGGCTTTTGCAATCGGTCTTTGATACCATAGATAAAgtttagaaacatttaaaactgcAGCAGCTGCATAAACAGCAGAGTTAAGCTCATgctcaaattgtttttttacattagttatcagcaatttgcaaaattttttctttttatcatcttttttagCCATTTCCTCATATTGCATGattattaaatgtaaacttGGTACCATGTCACCAATATGTACGCGATTTCTTTGATTCAAAAGCGTAAATCTATATGCTGGGAGCATCAATGATAAATAGAATTCAATCTCTGCTTGAGTAACTGGacatttaatagtttcaaaacaatgttttttatatgctttgtaaaaacaaatcaacattaaaaagctTGATGACCaacaagttaaatttttgtttcttaatctatttttttttttgttgaaagaTTCGGGCAATTTGAATTGTCTGATGagtttttttagcaaatgaacAAAGCAATGAGAAAATAGTTTTCAATCGTTTGCATGACCTCACAGTATTAcgtatagaaataataaatttgtggTTTGTGCATGCAAAACGAGGTACTTTTATGCTGCCGAGTTCAAACTCTAATTGATCTATACTATGATCCCCAAATTCATAATTATCAGCATCATCAATTCCAGTAGCATTAATCTCAGCATCAATCTCATTAGATAGTTTGCTgaatttaatatcattttggATTGGATTTATTTCTTCAGTAAGCAATTCGTTAATTTCAAGTTCAATTTTGTTTCCAGGTGAATCTTTTAGTTCTTGATCATTCTCATCACTGTTGTCATTCTCAAACAATTCTTCCCAAAAGTCTTCTTCAATCCAATTGCCGTTTTCCAATTCATAATTGAGCATTTGTGGAAAAGCTCTAAGAAAAGCTTTACCACCATCACTCACAAAACCGTCAACTTTAGATTTATCGAAATCatattgatttaatatttcttcTGAAACCAATATAACATTTTCAGCATTATGTGGGCCACTCATTCGTTGAAGACCAAGAACTATTAGCTTTTTACTGCAATCACCAAAGGTAACATGGCAACATAAGGCAAAAAAATCAGCCAGCTGGCGGCTATCCCAGATATCACCTATTAACGTAATAGTTTTGGCTTTTCTAAGGCagttagtgattttttttttatcttttcaacaACCATAGGAACTATATTATAGACAAAAGACTTCTCGcatggtaaataaattttatgacgCTCTAAAAGTCTTTTTAGATGAATGTTACCTAGCTCTTGTGTTGCCATATTGGATGACATTACATATTTAGTTAGATCCATAATATTGCCATCTAACAACGAGTCATCATCGTTATTAAGACTTATATCATCATAAGCCTTTTTCCAAGCCATAAAATCGTCTTTGCCGTTACATTGTGTGGAATTAAAATGCTTAGAATAATTACCACTTTTACCTATGTGGTACATGTAATACCTTATAGCAATAAATGCAggtaaaatgtaatttttctttctttacgGGCTTAAAATTGATTTCGGTTCGgcaatgaaaaaagtttaaaaccgAATTGTAAGTTTTTTCAGTGTCaccaaatttgaaaattttacgcggaaatttattgtttttcaagTTATGTTGAATTTCATTAATCTCTTTAACATATCGTTTAAtacttatatttgttaataaagcATTGCTTACGCTTTCGCTGCACGATGGTTGACTATTTTCAATCGACAATACGGCTAAGGCACGATTACTTCtatcataatttatttgtttatttacagACCGATTTTCTttatcttctttatttatacttttttcttctttttttttctcaaactctTTACATTAGAGTCTGAACCTAATTTTCGTTTGGCGGATCTTCCATACatgttaaagcaaaaaatttaaaataaaacttttgttaagcAAATAAGCAATATTATAAAACTAgtttaaattacattacatatataaatactttagtttatataagattaaatattaaaatgatttattttatttatctaatttatttactatagataaaaagataaatacttGCATCTTATATACATCTATAGCCtcataaaagtaacaaaaaattataaaaaaagtcattaattcAAATACAAACGCTAGAAGTTTATCAACTTACAAAACAGAGCAACTCAAAGTTTATCAACTTGTAAAACAGCAAATTGTAAATTGTTATTTGAAGCAAGCTCATAAAGTCATTAAAAGGAATGCTACTTACTCCCTAGAGGCTTCAAGACGTGATTTTCGACACGCAAaccttaataatttattttaaaaaacaaattataatggttaaattataatttagtgtttttgtttgttatttataaaaaaatatatactttaacaactaatttatattttacactCAAAAAAATTGCGTATTTTTAcgcaaaatactcaaaaaatatACGTATTATGAGTTGTGTATTGAGTATTCTACTCAATAAAATGCGTACTATGAGTTGCATATTGAGCATTATACTCAATGAAATTGCGTACGTTGAGTTGCGTATTGAGTATGATATGAGTAGCATACTTAATACGCAATACGTAAAAAAAGTGCGTTCTGATGTATAATATGATCTTGGTCTGTCGatttttgtaagtatttatCGTTTATTGAGCAACTAATAGAAATTTCATTATCAGAATTTctcaaattatttgaaattaattacgACAAGTTTAAATTCTTACGACAAGTTCTAGAGAGTTTTTGACCCGAGCATAACTTCAATCTT
This Hydra vulgaris chromosome 04, alternate assembly HydraT2T_AEP DNA region includes the following protein-coding sequences:
- the LOC136079418 gene encoding uncharacterized protein LOC136079418 — protein: MSLTILEELLSWVCPLVEKKSTHMRDSISASERFCVTMRFLVNGDAQTTIAINYRMSPTVVGRIISERCRAIWVSLFKDKYIEPPSSEKQWEQIANDFENKWNFPHCLGAIDGKHVVMQAHACSGTQELA
- the LOC136079419 gene encoding uncharacterized protein LOC136079419 — translated: MMIQRSSFYNYKKTHSIVLLAVCNAKYQFSLLDIGNSGRQSDGSVYTNSRLGYAIENNRLGIPQAYKVRDTETILPYVFVGDNAFGLKPHMMKPYPSSNLSYKQRTFNYRLSRARRTVEYAFGIAASRFRIFRRPIIVSTKKLCL